The nucleotide sequence GTACATTCCGCGGATGAGGGTGAATGAAAGCCTGCCCGGGGCCTCATTTTCGCAACTTTCATAAATGTTGCATCGATGCTTCGATGCAGGTTCGCTACATTGCACCGGTCGCCGAGACGCATGCCTGCCTCGACAACGCCGCACTCCGTTCCGCGCCATCGCGCTGCGTGGCCATACGGTCATTACTTCGTTTACCGAGCCGCCGAGCGCCCACCGCGCTGGGTGAGGATACCTTTGTCATGAATACCGTTTACAGCGTTGTCTGGAATGTCAGCAAGCGTACGTTCGTAGTTGCCAGTGAGTTGGCGAAGAAGCACTCCGGCACCAGGAAGCAGGCACGGCACGTCCAGCACGCCGGTGCCTTGGCCATTGGCATCGCCGTAATCCTTCTGTCCATCTCAGCGCAACCCGCTTACGCGGAGAACTCGGGCCTGCAGCTCTGCAGCCCGAATGGCGACGGCACCAGCGGACCCGGCATTTCGATGGGATCTGCCAGCGTCACGGACCCGGCGGGCCTGACCTGCGTATCCGGCTTCGCGTTCTCATTGAACAATCGTGGCACGGACACCGGGGCGCAGGGCTTCAATGTCTCCACCGCTCGCGTATCCGGCTACTACGATGGCCTGCTGGAACTCAAAGGCGACGCTGGCATCTCGATGCTGGGTACCGTCAGAATGAATGGCAATCAGATCACCGACATGGCCGCGGGCGCGCTGGGCGAAGACAGTACCGACGCGGTGAACGGATCGCAGCTGTTCGCCACCAACCGCTCACTCGCGTCTCTCGGCGACCGCGTGAGCGTGGCCGAGGGAAACATCGTCACGATCCAGGGCGATATCTCAACGATCAACAACGGTCTCGACACTATCGGTACGGAGCTGAGTGGGCTTGGCGACCGCCTCACCGTGAATGAGGGGAGCATCAACCTGCTTTCCACCAGCGTCGACAACGTCGACGGCCGCATGTCCAATGTTGAGGGCAGCATCTCCACGCTGCAGACAGATATCACAAACGTCAACAACACCTTGATCACCAGCATCAGCGATGGGGCAATCGGCCTTGTCCGCCAGGACGCCGCATCGTTGGCCCTGACCGTGGCGGCCGACAAGGGCGGCACTGCGCTGAGTATTGCCGGCACCGACGGGGCACGCACGCTCTCCGGCGTTGGCGCTGGCCGCGTCCGCGCGGACAGCGACGACGCAGTGAATGGTTCGCAGCTGTTCGCCACCAACACTGCCGTGTCCCAGCTGGACGGTCGTGTCACCAGCGTGGAAGCCTCCATCAACAACCTGGGCGACCAGGTAGACAGCGGCGTGCTTGGGCTGGTCAAGCAGGACGACGTGAGCCGCGACATCGAGGTGGCGAAGGTTCGGGACGGCAGGCTGGTCGACTTCACCGGCTCCGAGGGTACACGCACCCTCGAAGGAGTGTCGGCCGGTACGGTGGACGGCGCGAGCCGGCAGGCTGTGAACGGCGCGCAGCTCTTTGCCACCGGCCACTCGTTCGCGAATGCACTCGGCGGCGGTGCCACCATGAACATCGACGGCACAGTCTCCGCACCTACCTACCATGTGAATGGCATTGCGGTGAACAATGTCGGGGATGCAATTGCCAGCCTTGATGGGCGCGCCAATCAGGCAAGCAGCGATATTGCCGGGTTGAGGCAGGAGCTGAACGCACTTGGGACAGGCAGCATGGGCACCGGCGCGGACCATACGTCCCGCATTGAAGACATTGAGCGGAATGCGCAGGACTTGGGCGGTCGCGTCGACGAACTGGAGGCGAGCTTTGCAGCCGGTGGCATGGGCGACAGCGGGTTGATTGCCAGCAACGTCACCGACCGTGAGCATCAGCCTGCCATTGCCTCCGGCGAAGGTGCCCTTGCGGTGGGTTCGGACAGCGTTGCATCTGCGTCCAATGCCGTGTCCATCGGTAATGGTTCCGTTGCCGATCGCGCAGACACTGTGTCTATCGGGACGCAGGGACAGGAGCGCCAGCTGACCAACCTTGCTGCGGGTAGCGAGGACACCGACGCGGTCAACATGGGCCAGCTCAGGCAGTCGGTCCGTTACGACCAGAACAACGGTGTGACTGACTACTCCCGGGTAACCCTGGGTCAGCAAGGCACGCCCGTCACGATGTCGAATGTTGCCCGTGGCAGGGTTGCCTCGGACAGCACGGAAGCCATCAACGGCTCCCAGCTCTACGACTGGACGTTGAATCGCAGCAATGAGTTCAGCAATGCCACCCTGGGGCATCGGATCAAGGAGGTTGAGCAGGCCATGCATGCCGGCATTGCAACCGCCCTGGCGGCACGACAGGCGCCCTACGTGCCCGGCCACGTCACGTACTCGGTAGGTGCGGCTGGCTACAAGTCAGAAGGCGCTGCAGGTGTCAGTACCCGCTACACCGCCGAAAGTGGCCGTTGGAGTCTCGAAGGTGGCTTCTCCAACAACCGCGACGGCACCGGCTTGTACGTTGGTTTGAGCGGTGTACTGGGCGACTGACGTCAGGGCAACCGCCATTGCCATGGGGTGGCCGCAATAGCGGCCACCCCGGCACTCCATTACTGGAAGTCCAGCGACAGCTCAACGAACATCGAGCGGCCAAACGCGTTGTACACACCCTGGTCGTAGTACGGCCAGTTGCCGTTGGTGCGATCCACCGGCGGTCGCTCGTTGGTCAGGTTGTTGGCCGTCAACATCACGCTGGCCAGCTTGTTGATGCGGTAGTTGACCGTCGCATTCCAGGTCGTCCACGGGCCGATGTTGCGCTCCTCGCCAACGGCATTCCAGGTCGGCGCGTTGCGGATGCCGTACACGTTGGTGCTGAACGCCCCAATGTTCCAGTTCGCACCGAACGTCGCCCGGTAGTGCAGCTCGTTGGAGTTGGCGCAGCAAAGCATGTCGTAGACCGGGTCGCCTTCCTGCTGCTGCAGCTCGTGCTTCAGCGGCCGGTAGTAGCCAGCATTCACCCCGAAGTCGCCCGCACGCCCTGCGCTCCACTTGTAGTCGGCCGCCGCCTGGATACCGGTCTGGCGCTGCTTGGCCAGGTTGATCGGGTACGAGAACACCTTGGACACACCGTTGGGATTGATCGGGTCGGTGGCCGGGAGGCGCTGTACCTGGGCCAGGATCTGGCGGCAGGTCGGCGAGTTGATGTCGAAGTTCACGTCACCGTTCTCCGACGTGCCCAGCCGGCAGTTGGCTTCGGAGGTGAGGATGCTGTCGGTACCGAGGATGGACACCTCGTTCTCGATCTTCACCGAGTTGTAGTCCACCGACAGGTTCAACGCATTGTCCAGCGCCGACCAGACAAAGCCGTAGGTGAACGTTTCCGCCGTGATGTCCTTCAGGTCGCGGTTGCCGGTGCTGGAGGACAGCACCGACAGCGACGACTGCGGGCACTCGTCGAAGTTCTCGGAGGTGAATCCCGCCTGCCGGCACAGGAAGGTGTCCACGTTGGTGGTGTAGCCGCTGCTCTCGCGCGAGTACAGGTAGAACATGTCCGGCGAGCGGAAGGCGGTCGCATAGCTGCCGCGCAGCAGCAGCGAGTCGATCGGGCGATACTCCAGCCCCAGCTTCCAGGTTGCCTTGCCGTTGCCACCGCCGCCCTGCAGCGAGTACTTGTCATAGCGCCCGGACAGGTTGGCACTGAAGGTGTCGAAGATCGGCACCTGCAGTTCGGCGCCAATCGCGTACAGGTCACGCTGGCCTTCGGCCGAGGTTCCCGCAGTCTGGCCGCGGAACAGCACTGCGGAATTGGGATCTGCGGACTGGTTGAAGAACTTCTCGCGCGTGCCCTGCAGGATCATTGCAAAGCCCACGTCGCCGGCAGGCAATCCGAACAGCGAGGTATTGGTCACCAGCGCGGTCACGCCGGTGCGCGACGCGTTGGATTCAGCACGGTTGGTGCCACTGAACTGGTCGTACTGCCCACGGGTCAGCGGCTGGTACAGCACATCCAGGTTCGGCGCATAGGCGTCGTAGCCATTGACCTTGCCCAGCAGCGGACCGAGGTAGTAGTCATCGATGCCGCCCACCGCCAGGAAGTCGGTGGACTTGCGGGTCACGTCGGTGCTGGAGCGGTTCACGTACACGTCGTAGTCGAACCCGGTATCGCCCAGCCCGCCGCGCGCACCTGCGGTGATGTTCCACGAGCGGGTGTAGACGCGCTGGTCCTTCGAATCCATGCCCACTTCTTCGGGCGCGTAGATGCGTTGCCACTGCTCGTAGTTGCCGCTGGTCTGGTTGTAGAAGGTCTTGTTCCAGAACGGGCTGCCGCCCGAGTAGGTCGGCCGGCCGTAGCTGAAGAGGATGTCCGAGTACAGCTCGGTGGTTTCACTGAGGTGGTAGCGCAGGAAGGTGGTTGCGTTCACGTCCTCGCTCTTGTTGTAGAGCGTGGCGGTGCCGACGTTGTTCGGGCTGCCGCAGTAGTAGCCGGTGCCCGCCGCGTTGCGGTGCGCGTAGCTGGTGCTGCCATCGAACAGATAGGACAGCGGCGCGCACGTGGCCTGGCCCGGGTCGATGTAGCCGTTGGGCGACATCTGCATGCGCAGGAAGGTACGCGACGGATCCTGCGGACCGGTCGGGCTGTCGTTGACGCTGTCGATGTCGCTGCGGTCGGAGGCGAAGATCGGCTTCTGCTTTGTGTACTCCAGCCCATAGCTGAGGTCCAGGTCGCCGAAGGTATGGCCGTTGCTGAAGATGAAGCGCTGGCTGGAGCCGCCCCCGTCGCTGTAGCCGCCGGCGCGGTAGCGGAAGTGCGCGCCCTCCACCTTGTCCTTCAGCACGATGTTGATCACGCCGGCCACGGCCGACGAGCCGTACACCGAGGACTGCCCGCCGGTGAGCACGTCGATGCGTTCGACCATGCCCAGCGGAATGTTGGCGATGTCCACGATGCTGGTGTTGCCGTTGTAGGCCAGCGGGTAGCTGTTGAGCGGGCGCCCGTTGAGCAGCGTGAGCGTGTAGCTCGGGTCCAGCCCGAACAGGCTGACCGTCTTCGCGCCCGGCGTGTAGAAGCCGGTGCCCTGCGAGTCCTGGACCGAGCCGTTTGCTACGGGCAGCGAGCGCAGCGCGTCGAACACGGTAGTGAAGCCTTGGGCTTCAATCTCTTCGGCAGTGATGGTGGTCACCGGCGAAGGGCCTTCGATCTGTGCGCGGGGAATCAGCGAGCCGGTGACATTCACCGCATCGAGCTGGCGCGTGGCGGGCTCGGCACCCTTTTCTTCCGGTGGGGTGGTTTGTGCCTGGGCGGCAAGGGGGGACATCAGTACGGACGACACCAGCAACGACAGCAACGTGCGCTTCATTCTGCAGCTCTCCAGTACAAGGTCTCCCGCTGCCGGTCCGGCGCAGGAGGGTTGGGTATGCGGGGGATCCGTGGTGCGTGGGGAAGCGACTTTTCTAGATCGATCTAAATTGAATGTCAATAATTTGTAATGAAACTATTTCTGCCGGATTAGATCGAACGAAATGGCACTTGCGGGCATTGCGTCGGCTGATGCAGGATCAGCGCGCTTGTCGGCCTCGACAGCCGCCGACAACACGTTCCTCGCGCCGCACTGCAGCATTCCTGGCTGTGGTCGCCACGCGTTTCCCGTCACGTCCCGGAGTGCCGTCCATGCGTTTGCGCCGTTGCCTGATCGTTCCTGCCGTTGCCGCCGTCCTCGCCTTCCCCGCCGCACATGCTGCGGACATCACGCAGACCCGCGACGGGGTCACGCTGACCTACCAGGACCCGAGCGGTTCAACGAACGCAGAGGTGCGCGACCGCATCATCGCCACCTTCTTCTCCGCCTACCCGCGCGAACGCGCCGACTTCCACCCGGCCGCGCCCTCCAGCGTACGCATCGTCATGGACCCGTCCTACGACGGTGTTGCCTATGTCGGCGAGAAGGAGAAGGCCGCCACCATCACCATCAATCCGCGCTGGCTGGAGAAGCATCCCAACGACACCGACCTGGTCACCCATGAAGCGATGCATATCGTGCAGAGCTACCCGGGCTATGCCAGCGAGCAGGCGCCGTCGTGGCTGGTGGAAGGCATTGCCGACTACGCGCGCGATGTCTACGGCGTGGACAACGCCGCCGGCGGCTGGGCGCTGCCGGCGCAGGTCAAGGCCGAGCACAAGGTGGATACGGGTTACCGGGTTACCGGCGCGTTCCTGAAGTGGAGCGAGGCGGAACATCCGGGGTTGGTCGAAGCGCTGGATGGAGCGCTGCGCAAGGGCAGTTATACGCCAGCGTTGTGGAAGCAGCGCACCGGGAATGATCTGGCCACGCTGTGGGAGGCTTATGTTGCGCAGCGGGCGGGCGGGAAGCAGGCGTGATGCGGTGGCGTATCGCCCGAAGCATCTCTCCGTTTGAGGTCAGTGCGCTAATGCACTGACCATCGTTACGTGCGGTCGTTTGGGAACCGACCCTACCGGAGAACGAATCGTTCGATTGCCAAGGCGACACCGTCTTCCGCGTTTGTTGATGTCTGGTGCAATGCTGTCGCCTTGACGATGTCGACAGCATTGCCCATCGCCACGCTGGTTCCTGCGTACTGCAGCATGGTCAGATCGTTCTCCTGGTCGCCGATGGCCATCACCTGGCTGCGGTCGATGCCCAGGTGTTCGGCCAGCTTCTGCAGGCTGGGGCCCTTGCCTGCGCGGTGGTCGAACACTTCCAGGAAGAACGCGGCGCTCTTGAGCACCGCGAAGCGTTCGGTCAATGCGGCAGGCAGGCGCGGAATGACCGCGTCCAGCACCTGCGGCTCGTCCACCATCATCAGTTTGATGAAGGACATTTCCGGGTCCATCTCGGCCACGCTCCGGTACGAAAGCGGCACGCGGGAAAGGTGGGAGTCGGCTACGGTGTAGATGCTGATGTCACGGTTGGGCGTGTACAGGCGCTCGCCGTCCAGCGCCTGGAAGTGCACGCCCATCTCGCGCGCAACCTGCTCGCAGAACAGGAAGTCGTCGAAGCCCAGCGGGTACTCCACCACCACCTCGCCGGTGGCAACGCGCGTGACCAGCCCCCCATTGCAGGCGATGCAGTAATCCTCGGCGCCGTCGATGCCCAGTTCGTCCAGGAACGGCGCCAGGCCGGAAACAGGCCTGCCACTTGTCAGCACGATGCGGACGCCCTGCTCGCGGGCGCGGGCGATGGCCTGCTTCACCCGCGGGGTAAGACGATGTGCGGGATCCAGCAGGGTGCCATCCATGTCGATGGCCACCAGTTCAATCGCCGCCGGACGCTGCCCACTCTCCATTTCGTTCAACCCTGTTCACTACCGGTACCCGGGCACCGCCCAGCGCCGTAGTTTAAGGCAGCCGAGCACCGGAACAAAAAGAGCCAACCGGGTTGCCCCGGCTGGCTCCATCACTACACACGCTTCAAGCTTAAGGCGACGCGGGCTTAGCGGCCCATCGCCACCTTCTGCTGCTCTTCCTGCACCTGGCGCTGCTGCTGGGCCTCATTGTTGCCCAGCAGAGCCGCATTGGTCTGCTCCAGCGGTGGGGCCTGGCTGAGGTCCACCGCCGCGCGGTAGCCCGGCGTGGTGCCCATCACGAAGGCCTTGCCGTCCTGCACGCTCACGCTCTGCAGCTTCTCTGCCGAGTCGATGCCGGCCTGCTTGGCCTGCAGCGTGACGTTGGCCGCCGCCTCGTTGGAGATCGCCGCCGGCAACTGGCTGCGGATGGCGTTGTGCAGCGCCGTGTCCGGGTGCGCCTTGTCGCCGAGCTGCGGGCCGGTGGGGCTGCGGGTCTCCGCTGCCTGGACTTGGGTGGCGGCCAGCCTGGCGGAGGTCTCGCGACCCACCACGCCGTCGTCCTTCAGGCCCTGCTGCTTCTGGAACGCCAGCACCGCTTCGCGCGTGTTGTCGCCGAACTTTCCGTCTTCGGCGAGGCGGTTGCCGTTGGCATCGCGTACGCCCTGGCGGTTCAGCGCCTGCTGCAGCTCGGTCACCTCGTCGCTGCGGTCGCCCTTGCGCAGGGTGCCGGCCGGGGCATGCTCGTGGTCGTGCCTGCCCGCCTCCTGCTGTACGCCCTTGTTCCAATAGCTTTCCGGGTTGATCAGCTTTCCGGACGCGTCCTTCATCTGGTAGTGCACGTGCTGGGCGTACTGGTTCGCGCCCTGCGGGCCGCGACCACCCATGGTACCGATCGGATCGCCCGGTTCCACGTGCTGGCCAACCTTCACC is from Stenotrophomonas bentonitica and encodes:
- a CDS encoding basic secretory protein-like protein — translated: MRLRRCLIVPAVAAVLAFPAAHAADITQTRDGVTLTYQDPSGSTNAEVRDRIIATFFSAYPRERADFHPAAPSSVRIVMDPSYDGVAYVGEKEKAATITINPRWLEKHPNDTDLVTHEAMHIVQSYPGYASEQAPSWLVEGIADYARDVYGVDNAAGGWALPAQVKAEHKVDTGYRVTGAFLKWSEAEHPGLVEALDGALRKGSYTPALWKQRTGNDLATLWEAYVAQRAGGKQA
- a CDS encoding ESPR-type extended signal peptide-containing protein, which gives rise to MNTVYSVVWNVSKRTFVVASELAKKHSGTRKQARHVQHAGALAIGIAVILLSISAQPAYAENSGLQLCSPNGDGTSGPGISMGSASVTDPAGLTCVSGFAFSLNNRGTDTGAQGFNVSTARVSGYYDGLLELKGDAGISMLGTVRMNGNQITDMAAGALGEDSTDAVNGSQLFATNRSLASLGDRVSVAEGNIVTIQGDISTINNGLDTIGTELSGLGDRLTVNEGSINLLSTSVDNVDGRMSNVEGSISTLQTDITNVNNTLITSISDGAIGLVRQDAASLALTVAADKGGTALSIAGTDGARTLSGVGAGRVRADSDDAVNGSQLFATNTAVSQLDGRVTSVEASINNLGDQVDSGVLGLVKQDDVSRDIEVAKVRDGRLVDFTGSEGTRTLEGVSAGTVDGASRQAVNGAQLFATGHSFANALGGGATMNIDGTVSAPTYHVNGIAVNNVGDAIASLDGRANQASSDIAGLRQELNALGTGSMGTGADHTSRIEDIERNAQDLGGRVDELEASFAAGGMGDSGLIASNVTDREHQPAIASGEGALAVGSDSVASASNAVSIGNGSVADRADTVSIGTQGQERQLTNLAAGSEDTDAVNMGQLRQSVRYDQNNGVTDYSRVTLGQQGTPVTMSNVARGRVASDSTEAINGSQLYDWTLNRSNEFSNATLGHRIKEVEQAMHAGIATALAARQAPYVPGHVTYSVGAAGYKSEGAAGVSTRYTAESGRWSLEGGFSNNRDGTGLYVGLSGVLGD
- the yidA gene encoding sugar-phosphatase, whose protein sequence is MESGQRPAAIELVAIDMDGTLLDPAHRLTPRVKQAIARAREQGVRIVLTSGRPVSGLAPFLDELGIDGAEDYCIACNGGLVTRVATGEVVVEYPLGFDDFLFCEQVAREMGVHFQALDGERLYTPNRDISIYTVADSHLSRVPLSYRSVAEMDPEMSFIKLMMVDEPQVLDAVIPRLPAALTERFAVLKSAAFFLEVFDHRAGKGPSLQKLAEHLGIDRSQVMAIGDQENDLTMLQYAGTSVAMGNAVDIVKATALHQTSTNAEDGVALAIERFVLR
- a CDS encoding TonB-dependent receptor plug domain-containing protein, whose protein sequence is MKRTLLSLLVSSVLMSPLAAQAQTTPPEEKGAEPATRQLDAVNVTGSLIPRAQIEGPSPVTTITAEEIEAQGFTTVFDALRSLPVANGSVQDSQGTGFYTPGAKTVSLFGLDPSYTLTLLNGRPLNSYPLAYNGNTSIVDIANIPLGMVERIDVLTGGQSSVYGSSAVAGVINIVLKDKVEGAHFRYRAGGYSDGGGSSQRFIFSNGHTFGDLDLSYGLEYTKQKPIFASDRSDIDSVNDSPTGPQDPSRTFLRMQMSPNGYIDPGQATCAPLSYLFDGSTSYAHRNAAGTGYYCGSPNNVGTATLYNKSEDVNATTFLRYHLSETTELYSDILFSYGRPTYSGGSPFWNKTFYNQTSGNYEQWQRIYAPEEVGMDSKDQRVYTRSWNITAGARGGLGDTGFDYDVYVNRSSTDVTRKSTDFLAVGGIDDYYLGPLLGKVNGYDAYAPNLDVLYQPLTRGQYDQFSGTNRAESNASRTGVTALVTNTSLFGLPAGDVGFAMILQGTREKFFNQSADPNSAVLFRGQTAGTSAEGQRDLYAIGAELQVPIFDTFSANLSGRYDKYSLQGGGGNGKATWKLGLEYRPIDSLLLRGSYATAFRSPDMFYLYSRESSGYTTNVDTFLCRQAGFTSENFDECPQSSLSVLSSSTGNRDLKDITAETFTYGFVWSALDNALNLSVDYNSVKIENEVSILGTDSILTSEANCRLGTSENGDVNFDINSPTCRQILAQVQRLPATDPINPNGVSKVFSYPINLAKQRQTGIQAAADYKWSAGRAGDFGVNAGYYRPLKHELQQQEGDPVYDMLCCANSNELHYRATFGANWNIGAFSTNVYGIRNAPTWNAVGEERNIGPWTTWNATVNYRINKLASVMLTANNLTNERPPVDRTNGNWPYYDQGVYNAFGRSMFVELSLDFQ